GGACCAGACGGGCGCAGCGATTCCCAGCGCTAAAGTCACCGTCGTCAATCCGGCTACGGGCCTGACCCGAGAGTTGTTGACGAATGATGTCGGACAATATCGGGCCCTGTCCCTGCCTCCCGCCAAGTATACGGTGACGGTTGAGAAGCAGGGATTCAGCACCGCCAAAGAACCGGATGTGGTGGTGACGGTCGGCAGTGCCATCGACCTCAACATCACGTTGCAAGTGGGAGGCCTCAGCCAAGTGGTTGAAGTCTCCGCGGCTCAACTTGAAGTCACCCGCTCCGAGGCGGGGGCGACGCTGAACGACGACTATATTTCGAACCTGCCGATCAATGGCCGCCGATTCCATGACTTTGTGACGATCACCCCCACGGTTCAGGTGGAACCTCAGCGCCAACAACTTTCCTTCGTGGGCCAGCGTGGAATCAATGGCAACGTCAACATCGATGGGGCTGATTATAATGAGCCCTTCTTTGGAGGTCTCCGGGGAGGAGAACGGTCGAATCTCGCCTTCACGATTCCTCAGGAGTCCATCCAGGAATTCCAGGTCGTGGCGCAAGGCTATTCCGCCGAATTTGGACGGTCCACCGGTGGACTGGTCAATGCCGTCACGAAATCGGGCACCAATGAAATTCATGGGACCATCTTTTCACTCACCCGGCTGAAAGGGTTGGGGGCGAACAACGCCTTTGGCCAGCGCGCCGTGACGAACCAATGGCAGGAAGGCGGATCGGCAGGCGGGCCCATCCGCAAGGATAAGACCTTCTTCTTTGGATCCATTGAGCGGCAAGACCAGAGAATTCCCCGCCAGGTGGGATTTACAGCGTTGAATAACGTTGTCCGGGACGCCACCAACTCCGAGGCCTTCGATTTCTTTAAGACCTTGGAAGGACCCTACACCGCGACCAACGACGCGACGGCATTTCTGGTCAAAATCGATAACAACTTCGGGATCAAGAATCGACTGTCGGTCCGTTACAACTATTCTAGAAATACCGGATTGAACGCCGTCAATGCCGGCACACAAATCGACCCCACCACCAACACCGCGCTCACGAACAACGGCACGGAAGGCGATCGAATCCATACCATCGCAGGCCAGTTGACGACGGTCTTCTCGTCGAATCTCCTGAATGAACTCCGGATGCAGTATTCCCGTGAAGAGCGTCCCCGCGATGCCAATGCCATCGCCACCACAGTCGAGGCGAGCGGGGTCGGAAGCTTCGGAACCGTGAGCTTCCTGCCGACGACGGCGACCGACTACCGGATCCAGCTCTCCAACTCGATTGCCTGGACCAAGGGCGGCCACAGCATCCGCGTCGGTGGTGAATACAATTACACGAACATCTTCCAGCTCTTTGCGTTCGACCAGAGCGGGGCCTTCCGCTTTACGGGGAGCAACCCGACGACGAATCTTCAGATCATGTCGCTCAATGCGGCCCAGCCTACCAAGAACCGGTTTGATAACACGACGGCATTTTATCAACATGCCTTGGGCAACGGGACGCTGGGAGCGGGGGCCAACGGTCTGGCGTTCTTTGCGCAGGACAATTGGAGAATCAGCCGCCGGTTCACTTTGAATTATGGTTTGCGCTGGGAGGCGGCCTTGAATCCCCCTCCGGAGGCCAACAACACCTCCATGATCAACAAGGTTCAAAACCTCACGTTCCCGGTGGGCCTTTCGTTCGATCCCAACTTCATTCCGGACCAGACCAAGCAGTTTGCACCCCGCCTGGGGTTTGCGTTTGATCCGAAGGGAGACGGGACCACGGTGATTCGCGGGAATGCGGGAGTCTTCTATGCGCCGACTCCCCTGCTGGTGTTTTCCAATCCTCTGAACAATTTCCGGATCCCTCCCGGAGACCTGCGCATCCGCTTGCCTCTTGCAGTCCCGGCCGGCAATCCGAATAACACGGTGTACAAACAGTTGCTCGCGATCGGGATCGACCTCAACAAGTTCACCCTGGGCAACCTGCCGATCCTGACGGTCCAGCAAGTCCAGAGTATCGCCACGGCACTCGGTTTGACCTTCGATCCGTTTGCGGGGGCAGGACCTCTGGGCATGGCCCGCGATTTCGAGAATCCGCGATCCTTCCAGTGGGCATTGGGCGTCGAACACGAACTCGCCAAGGGGATCACGGCGGGCGCTGACTTTTATTACGTCAACACCGTGCACCTCGAGCGAAACCACGAACTCGACCTGCCGGCACCGACCCTTCGGGCCGCCGACGGTCGATTCGTCTACAACGTGCCCTCGCTCATCCGCCCCGTCTCATCGCTCAGCAGTGTTCAGATCCGCGAGTCCTCGGCCCGCTCCCTGTACAAAGGGCTGGTCTTCCGGTTGAACTATGCTCGCACCAAGCTCCAGATGAAGGCCTTTTACACGCTTTCGTGGAACTATTCCGATGACGACAATGAGAGAAGTTCCGGCGGCTCGGATGCGGTCGATCAATTCCACCTGAACCTGGACTATGGCTTCTCCCGCCTTGATCGCCGGCACCAGTTCAGCTGGATTACAAATTACACCCTGCCCTGGGGATTCGAGATCAGTTCGAATGCTCGCATCTACTCAGGAATTTCCTTGAACGCCGCGGCCGGCAGCGACATGAACGGCGACGCGATCAGTACCGACCGTCCGTACTCGGCTCCCGGGGTCATCTTCCCTCGAAATTCCTTCCGCAACCAGCCGATATACAATGTGGATATGCGCCTCTCCAAGACCTTCAAGTTCAAAGGAGATCGCTTTGGGCTTCAGTTCCTGGCAGACTTCTTCAACGTGTTCAACTTTGATAATGTCCAGATTGGAAGCACCAACTCCCGCTACGGGGTTGGAATTGATGCGACCGGTGCCACGGTGGCGCCCCTCACTTCGTTCCAGCGTATCTTCCTGGCGGACGGAACCTACGACAAGAACAATAGCCCGGGTCCGCCGTTCCAGACACAGTTGGGAATCCGTTTCACCTTCTAATGAGGCATCAGGTATGACAAATCGCCAGTCCGCCTCGGCGGACTGGCGATTTTTGTTTTGTACAGGTGAGGGGTTAGGCGTCTCGAAAAAAAGGGCGGGTCACTTTGTTTAGTGACCCGCCTTCAAACCTGCCCGTAGGGCGACGAGCCTCGTCACCCCGCTATGCATTCAACTAGAACGTGATCTTTACCGCCAACTGCAAGATCCGCGAACCCGCCGTCGAGAGTGGTGTCCCGAAATTGGATTGCCGGACGAGGGTCAGCGGGGTGGGCTGTTGCGGCGTACCCGTCGACAAAGACCACTGCGTCGTTCGCACGCTGTTGAAGTTGGTCCGGTTGAAGATGTTGAACCCTTCAAAGATCAACTGCATCCGGGCCCGTTCGTAAATCGGAATCTCGCGAGTCACGCGGGGATCCAGGGACACGAAATTCGGGAGTGTGAAGGTATCACGACCCACCCCGGGGAATCGATCCGTCTGTTGGTTCGAATCCCCGTTTAAATCTCCACCTCCCACCTTCGCGGTATAGGGTTGGCCGGACTGCGCCGTCAAAATACCGCTGAGCGACCACCCGCCGGCCAGGGCTCGAGCGAGCGGGTTCGCCAGACCTTTCGCATAGTTGGCTAAATCCCAAACACCGCTCACCACAAAACGATGCCGCTGGTCATTGATTCCCAGTGCCCGATCCGAACGGACATCAAAGGTATTGAATATCTGCTTTCCGTCATCCCCGCTGCTAAACGGAACGACGGACGTGGCGTCAGGAACATCATCGATGACCTTGCTATATGTGTAAGCCATCATGAGCTGATAGTTCTGAGAGAATCGCTTGTTCAGGGAAATCGTCATCCCGTGGTAGATGGAGTTGGCATCACTTTCAAAAGTCGCGATGCGGAGAAAGTGGCTGAGAGGCCTGGGATTGCCAAAGAAGGGGAAGGTCACCTGTGGACCGTCCTTTGTGGGCAGGGTCTTGAGCACGGGCGGCGCCAGGTTGCGATCAATAGTGCGCTGCAATTTGACTCCCCGAACGCCCAGATACGAGACAGTGAGGGAAGTGTCTTTCATGATCTGATACTCCACTCCGAAACTTCCCTGCTGAACGTACGGCTGCACATAATCCTTCGAAAAAACAAAGATGGTCGCTGGAGGAGGGGCAGCCCCGGTAGGAATTGCCGAAAGAATATTCGGATAGGTGGGAACCCCGGTACCGGTGAAGGTCAGGGTTTGGACGTTGATCCCGTTATTGGAGTGGGCTGTTCCCACCATGATCGACGGCGTGCGCCCATAGAAAATGCCATATCCTCCGCGCACCACCAGCCTGTCCGACCCCTTGGGCTTCCAGGCAAATCCAAATCGGGGTCCAAAGTTGTTCTTATCGGTATTCAGAAAGCTGGTATCAATCCCCGCCGCGGCCAGTTGTGGGTCCGGATTCTTGGTGGCGGGTTGATTGAAATCCTGGATGTCGTAACGCAATCCAAAATTCAAGGTCAGATTGGACGCGGCATGGAATTCATCCTGAACGAACCATCCCAATTCCCAGAAATCCGGGAATGTGGAAGGCCCTGAAGTGCCGTTCCCGGGAAAGGCTTGAACGTATTTCTCTCCCGACCCGTTCGGAACTCCACCGGCAAAGCTGGCCAGGCTGTTGAACGTGTACGCGCCGAAAAAGTTGCCGGGAAAAAAGTTAAGGATGCGATCGATGTTGACGTCGAATCCCGCTTTGAAGTTATGGCGGCCAAAGGTGTGTGCCACATTGTCGACGAACTGAATGCGCTTTATCGTCGTTTCCCGCGGGCTAAAAGAATTGCGACCGATGGTTAAAACGGTTTGTCCCCCTTCATTGATCACTGCTTCGGGTTTATCGCTGTTGGCCAGCCCCGGCTCCTTGTCGCGCGCAAACTGGAAGCGGGCTTCATTGACAGTATTCTTCCACAGGACTGAGGTGAGACCGGCACTCACGGTGTCGGTGAAAACATTGGAAGCTCCGGTATGTTGAGACGAATTCTGTGCTCCGCCGTTCTCAAAGCCCTCGCCATTGAATTTCTGATGGTTGAAACGGCCGGTCAGGTGATTGTTCTGAGTCATCTGCCAATCGACCTTCCACAGGAAAACGTCCTGGTTCTGGGTCCGATTCCAGCTGTTGGCAAGGGGGGTGAGTAGGGCCAGGCCCTGTTGCGTCGCGGCATCGGTCAGGAACGGCTGCTTCCCGCCCAGGAATACCACGTTCGGTTGCGTGTTCCGTTGTCCGTCGTAGTCAAAAAAGAAGAACGCCTTGTTTTTCACGATGGGACCGCCGATGTTGCCGCCGAACTGATTGAAGTGAAAAGGCGACTTGGGGCGGTTCAGTGAATTGTTGAAAAAGTCGTTGGCGTTGAGCGATTTGTCGCGGTAAAACTCAAAGGCAGTCCCATGGAAAGCGTTTGTGCCCGACTTCGTGACGACATTGATGACGGCGCCACCGGCGCGGCCGAATTCCGCGGAGTAGGAATTCGAGTTCACCTGGAATTCCTTGACCGAATCCTCGCTGAATTGGTAGGGAGCGCGGCCGGACCCGGTGCGGCCGAGGGTCTGACCGAAGAACGTATTGTTGTTGTCGGTGCCATCAATCTGCAAGCTGTTCAAGGTCCCGCGCTGGCCCGCGAAACTGATATCCCCGAGGCGGTTGTCCCGCGTCACTCCCGGAGTCAGCAAGACGAAATCGATGAAATTCCGGCCATTGACGGGCAGATCGGCGATCGAGACGTCACCGACCGTATTCGACACGCTGCTCCGCGTTGTTTCCACCACCGGCGCCTGCTCCGTGACCGTAATGGTTTGCTTTTGACCCGCCACCGCCGCCGTGAAATTCACCGTGAGGACCTGACCGACGGTCAGTTTCACCGAGGAGGCCTTCGAAGTGCTGAAACCCGCCGCCTGAACCGTGACCTCATACTCACCCACGGGGAGCGCCGAAATGCGGAAGTAGCCGGCGGTGTCGGTGGTCATCGAACGGGTCAATCCGGTGGCCAGATTTTTTGCGGTCACCTGGGCCCCGGGAACCACGCCGCCCGACGGGTCCACCACGGTCCCTTCGATGGTCCCTCCGGTCGATTCCGCCTGTGCAAATGAAACACACGCACTCCCTGCAATCATGAGCAGCGCAGCCATCACGACGCAAAATATTCTGCAGAAATTTTCAGTTCTTGTTGTCATTGGACCTGCCTCCTGTCGGCGAGTTGAAATTACGTTTCGGGTCTTGAAGTCGTCGTGCATAACCGGGCTCTCCATCCGGGTTACACGATGACCCCCTCAAAACATGGGGTAGTCTCCGGTTGAAAATTCGAAATTTCTTTAGTCAGACTGGCTTGAAGTATTCGCAGGAAAAGGTAAAGGAATTCCCGAAAATTTTCAATCAATTTTCGGATGTTCATATACCGGTTCCCATAGTGCTTTGAGTCAAGGAAGGTCTGCAATTCATCCTGCAGAAAATCTGCGTCCAAGAATCCGCTGAGATGTCACCGCGCATCAGGACTGGCAATTGCAGCGAAATCTCATCTTTACGTCACCGATAGCTTCGGAAGACGATTTCATCCTTATAAGAAATTGTTTCTCTTTGGACTCGAATCCTCCAAATTCCCAGAAACCATAGTGGCCTTCCAAAAGTTGGAATTCAGCACCGCCACCCTTGGGCACTGAGATCTTCATGCACGGTAACTGTTGAATGTTCAGATTTTACTAGGCCCCTAAAATTCAATAAATTTGGCCATCTAGATGCACGTTGGTAGATCTAGGCATTGGAGGCTTTGCCACTCTCTCGCAGTACGTATCCCAACCTAGTGTTATGACAACCGAAACCGGCGGCATACTTACCAGAAACCGGTCACAAGTGTGCAACACCAAGCAGTCTTACCATGTAATCCTAAAACCAAAAGGAGCTACGCAATGATTAAAAGGCTTTTAATATGCGCCCTGTTTGTGATTCTCGCTGGGCTGATGACATCGACCCTCTGGGCGCAGGGTCAAGGTACAGGATCGATCGAAGGAGTCATTTCGGATACCACGGGCGCCGTGATGCCGGGTGTCAAGGTGGTTGTCCGAAACCTCGGCACCAACGCCATCCGCGAACTTATGACGGACGGCTCGGGACATTACCGCGCCGACTTGCTGCCGCCGGGGGAGTATGAAGTCACGGCGACGATGACAGGCTTTGCAACGGCGAAGATCGAGCGGTTGACCCTGGTCGTAGGGTCATCGCATGCAGCGGATCTCAAGATGCAAGTCGCAGGTGGTCAGGTCACCGTCGAAGTGACCAGTGAAGCGGCCGTAACCGACCCCGAACGAATTGAAATGACTTCGACCGTCGGGGAGCGGGCCGTTCAAGATCTTCCCATCAATGGACGTCGCTGGGAGAACTTTGTCCTCCTTACGCCCGGAGTCACGCCGGATGGCGATTATGGTCTGGTGAGCTATCGCGGGGTTTCGGGACTTTACAACAACAACTCGATTGATGGCGCCGACAACAATCAGGCGTTCTTCTCCGAAGCGCGGGGACGCACGCGCATCTCTTACACCATCAGCCAGGCTGCCGTGAAGGAATTTCAAGTTGGCCTGAGCAATTTCTCGGCAGAATTTGGTCGAGCAGCCGGCGGTACCGTGAATGCCGTGACCAAGTCCGGCACCAACGATATCCATGGCGAGGGTTTCTACTTTCTCCGCGATGGATCGTTCATGGCCAAGAATCCACGCGTCAATGCTTTGTCGACCCTGACTGAAGACCAGAAGAAACCGCCGGAACGGCGACAGCAGTTCGGAGGCTCAGTGGGTGGGCCCCTGGTGAAGGACAAGGTGTTTTTCTTTGCCAACTATGACCAGCAGAAGCGACACTTCCCGGGGTTCGTCATTCCCGACACCCCTTACAACCTCGTCGCCTGCACTGTCCCCGGATGTGCCGCCACGATCGCCTTTCTCAACACCCAGAGCGGCCTGTTCGAACGCTCGGGCGACAATTATGTTCTGCTGGGAAAGCTCGACTGGATGATTAATCAGAATAACACGTTAACAAGTGCGTACAATTTCCAGAAATGGAACTCGCCCAATGGAATCCAGACTCAATCCACGATCACCGTTTCCCCGTCTGCCAATGGATTGGATCGCGTCCGGACCGACATGCTCAATCTGCGTCTCACCTCGGTCCTGACCGCCAACACGGTCAATGAATTCCGTTTTCAATTTGGGCGTGATTTCGAGTCTCAGATTCCGAACTCCCCCGGCCCGTCGGTTTCCTTCACCGGAGGCATCAGCACCGGCATGCCCAACTACCTGCCGCGAGCCGCATATCCGAATGAAAAGCGATTTCAATTCGCAGACAATTACTCGTTCATCCATGGAAACCACTCCTTCAAGGCGGGAGCGGACATTAACTACGTCCGGGAACTCCAAATCAACCTCTACAACGGAGGCGGGACGTACAGCTATACGAGCTTGAACAATCTGGCTTCCGATTGCCCGGCTCAAGCCAGCGGCTGCGTCCCGGTCAGCAGCGGCGCCACCACGGGAAAGCATTACAGCAACTTCCAGCAGGCCTTTGATCTAACGGGCCAGAACGGGCTCCTCTTCTTCCCCACTACCGACTGGAACCTCTACCTCCAGGATAATTACCGTTTCCGTCCCTCGTTTACTTTGTATTTTGGAATACGGTATGAATACTCGCAGCTGCCACAACCCACCAATGGAAATTCGGCCTTCCCCCTCACACAGACGTTCAACAAGGACACCAATAATTTTGGTCCGCGTTTTGGATTTTCGTGGGACGTGGGTGGAACGCACAAGACTGTTCTGCGAGGCGGCTATGGAATGTACTATGGACGCACCTCCAACAGTGCCATCGCCAATGGCCTGCTCAACAATGGGATCGTGAATTCCAGCTACTACATTACTCCGACCTCTCCCGTCTCCCCTGTGTTCCCGAATGTGCTCACCGGACCGCCCTCGGGTGCGGCGGCATCAACGCAGACCATCAACGAGTTTGCGCCTGATTATGTCCGGCCGGTCATTCACTCGGTGGACCTGGTGCTCGAACGTGAACTCTCTCACGGGGTGACCGTTTCCGGATCCTATCTC
This genomic window from Terriglobia bacterium contains:
- a CDS encoding carboxypeptidase regulatory-like domain-containing protein: MTTRTENFCRIFCVVMAALLMIAGSACVSFAQAESTGGTIEGTVVDPSGGVVPGAQVTAKNLATGLTRSMTTDTAGYFRISALPVGEYEVTVQAAGFSTSKASSVKLTVGQVLTVNFTAAVAGQKQTITVTEQAPVVETTRSSVSNTVGDVSIADLPVNGRNFIDFVLLTPGVTRDNRLGDISFAGQRGTLNSLQIDGTDNNNTFFGQTLGRTGSGRAPYQFSEDSVKEFQVNSNSYSAEFGRAGGAVINVVTKSGTNAFHGTAFEFYRDKSLNANDFFNNSLNRPKSPFHFNQFGGNIGGPIVKNKAFFFFDYDGQRNTQPNVVFLGGKQPFLTDAATQQGLALLTPLANSWNRTQNQDVFLWKVDWQMTQNNHLTGRFNHQKFNGEGFENGGAQNSSQHTGASNVFTDTVSAGLTSVLWKNTVNEARFQFARDKEPGLANSDKPEAVINEGGQTVLTIGRNSFSPRETTIKRIQFVDNVAHTFGRHNFKAGFDVNIDRILNFFPGNFFGAYTFNSLASFAGGVPNGSGEKYVQAFPGNGTSGPSTFPDFWELGWFVQDEFHAASNLTLNFGLRYDIQDFNQPATKNPDPQLAAAGIDTSFLNTDKNNFGPRFGFAWKPKGSDRLVVRGGYGIFYGRTPSIMVGTAHSNNGINVQTLTFTGTGVPTYPNILSAIPTGAAPPPATIFVFSKDYVQPYVQQGSFGVEYQIMKDTSLTVSYLGVRGVKLQRTIDRNLAPPVLKTLPTKDGPQVTFPFFGNPRPLSHFLRIATFESDANSIYHGMTISLNKRFSQNYQLMMAYTYSKVIDDVPDATSVVPFSSGDDGKQIFNTFDVRSDRALGINDQRHRFVVSGVWDLANYAKGLANPLARALAGGWSLSGILTAQSGQPYTAKVGGGDLNGDSNQQTDRFPGVGRDTFTLPNFVSLDPRVTREIPIYERARMQLIFEGFNIFNRTNFNSVRTTQWSLSTGTPQQPTPLTLVRQSNFGTPLSTAGSRILQLAVKITF
- a CDS encoding carboxypeptidase regulatory-like domain-containing protein, with the translated sequence MRTRISLRLWAIFSILLFLAATPVLAQSQGSTGQIAGIVTDQTGAAIPSAKVTVVNPATGLTRELLTNDVGQYRALSLPPAKYTVTVEKQGFSTAKEPDVVVTVGSAIDLNITLQVGGLSQVVEVSAAQLEVTRSEAGATLNDDYISNLPINGRRFHDFVTITPTVQVEPQRQQLSFVGQRGINGNVNIDGADYNEPFFGGLRGGERSNLAFTIPQESIQEFQVVAQGYSAEFGRSTGGLVNAVTKSGTNEIHGTIFSLTRLKGLGANNAFGQRAVTNQWQEGGSAGGPIRKDKTFFFGSIERQDQRIPRQVGFTALNNVVRDATNSEAFDFFKTLEGPYTATNDATAFLVKIDNNFGIKNRLSVRYNYSRNTGLNAVNAGTQIDPTTNTALTNNGTEGDRIHTIAGQLTTVFSSNLLNELRMQYSREERPRDANAIATTVEASGVGSFGTVSFLPTTATDYRIQLSNSIAWTKGGHSIRVGGEYNYTNIFQLFAFDQSGAFRFTGSNPTTNLQIMSLNAAQPTKNRFDNTTAFYQHALGNGTLGAGANGLAFFAQDNWRISRRFTLNYGLRWEAALNPPPEANNTSMINKVQNLTFPVGLSFDPNFIPDQTKQFAPRLGFAFDPKGDGTTVIRGNAGVFYAPTPLLVFSNPLNNFRIPPGDLRIRLPLAVPAGNPNNTVYKQLLAIGIDLNKFTLGNLPILTVQQVQSIATALGLTFDPFAGAGPLGMARDFENPRSFQWALGVEHELAKGITAGADFYYVNTVHLERNHELDLPAPTLRAADGRFVYNVPSLIRPVSSLSSVQIRESSARSLYKGLVFRLNYARTKLQMKAFYTLSWNYSDDDNERSSGGSDAVDQFHLNLDYGFSRLDRRHQFSWITNYTLPWGFEISSNARIYSGISLNAAAGSDMNGDAISTDRPYSAPGVIFPRNSFRNQPIYNVDMRLSKTFKFKGDRFGLQFLADFFNVFNFDNVQIGSTNSRYGVGIDATGATVAPLTSFQRIFLADGTYDKNNSPGPPFQTQLGIRFTF
- a CDS encoding TonB-dependent receptor, whose protein sequence is MIKRLLICALFVILAGLMTSTLWAQGQGTGSIEGVISDTTGAVMPGVKVVVRNLGTNAIRELMTDGSGHYRADLLPPGEYEVTATMTGFATAKIERLTLVVGSSHAADLKMQVAGGQVTVEVTSEAAVTDPERIEMTSTVGERAVQDLPINGRRWENFVLLTPGVTPDGDYGLVSYRGVSGLYNNNSIDGADNNQAFFSEARGRTRISYTISQAAVKEFQVGLSNFSAEFGRAAGGTVNAVTKSGTNDIHGEGFYFLRDGSFMAKNPRVNALSTLTEDQKKPPERRQQFGGSVGGPLVKDKVFFFANYDQQKRHFPGFVIPDTPYNLVACTVPGCAATIAFLNTQSGLFERSGDNYVLLGKLDWMINQNNTLTSAYNFQKWNSPNGIQTQSTITVSPSANGLDRVRTDMLNLRLTSVLTANTVNEFRFQFGRDFESQIPNSPGPSVSFTGGISTGMPNYLPRAAYPNEKRFQFADNYSFIHGNHSFKAGADINYVRELQINLYNGGGTYSYTSLNNLASDCPAQASGCVPVSSGATTGKHYSNFQQAFDLTGQNGLLFFPTTDWNLYLQDNYRFRPSFTLYFGIRYEYSQLPQPTNGNSAFPLTQTFNKDTNNFGPRFGFSWDVGGTHKTVLRGGYGMYYGRTSNSAIANGLLNNGIVNSSYYITPTSPVSPVFPNVLTGPPSGAAASTQTINEFAPDYVRPVIHSVDLVLERELSHGVTVSGSYLMSRGQRLPTFRDTNLPTPTGTITYTLPDGSAQGPFPVYLGSRPNSGAGAIIMTESVLNSSYNAFVMNISKRMSHGVQLQSNFTIAKAIDNGQSSQTNFASYSQQFDPNNLSLEKGLSRFDVRKRWVTNFILAPSVSRYTDNAFVKAVFNDWQFGGIMTFSDGKPQTATISGGLSGTTVTSTTNGTGGSYRVPFVAPGSYTGTGQATVDMRFTRTFKVSEKAKFQFIWEGFNLFNRVNYTSFNLIQFQTGTVQKTGTNFVLPLAPYSKQAFLAPINVGNTIFGPREFQMGLKFIW